In a single window of the Motilibacter aurantiacus genome:
- a CDS encoding IclR family transcriptional regulator: protein MDKSSGVGVLDKAAVVLGALEAGPMTLAGLVAATGLARPTAHRLAVALEHHRLVGRDLQGRFVLGPRLGELAAAAGEDRLVAVSGPVLTQLQESTGESAQLYRRQGEDRVCVAAAERPYGLRDTIPVGATLSMQGGSAAQVLLAWEEPERMHHGLREAVFSATALAAVRRRGWAQSVGEREPGVASVSAPVRGPGGRVVAAVGVSGPIERLTRQPGRVHAPAVVAAAARLTEALAR, encoded by the coding sequence ATGGACAAGAGTAGCGGAGTCGGCGTCCTTGACAAGGCCGCCGTCGTCCTCGGCGCCCTCGAGGCCGGCCCGATGACGCTGGCCGGGCTGGTCGCGGCGACGGGCCTCGCCCGCCCGACCGCGCACCGGCTGGCCGTGGCCCTCGAGCACCACCGCCTCGTCGGCCGCGACCTGCAGGGCCGCTTCGTGCTCGGCCCGCGCCTCGGCGAGCTCGCCGCGGCTGCCGGCGAGGACCGGCTCGTGGCCGTGTCGGGGCCGGTGCTGACCCAGCTGCAGGAGTCGACCGGCGAGAGCGCGCAGCTCTACCGCCGGCAGGGCGAGGACCGCGTCTGCGTCGCCGCCGCGGAGCGCCCGTACGGGCTGCGCGACACGATCCCGGTCGGCGCGACCCTCTCGATGCAGGGCGGGTCCGCTGCGCAGGTGCTGCTCGCCTGGGAGGAGCCCGAGCGCATGCACCACGGGCTGCGCGAGGCGGTCTTCAGCGCGACCGCGCTCGCGGCCGTGCGCCGGCGCGGCTGGGCCCAGAGCGTCGGCGAGCGCGAGCCCGGGGTGGCGTCGGTCTCGGCGCCCGTACGCGGGCCCGGGGGGCGCGTCGTCGCCGCCGTCGGCGTCTCCGGCCCCATCGAGCGGCTCACCCGGCAGCCCGGGCGGGTGCACGCACCGGCCGTGGTCGCGGCGGCCGCTCGGCTGACGGAGGCGCTGGCCCGCTA